The following nucleotide sequence is from Chloracidobacterium validum.
GGGGTGGTGCTGTCGGTTTATGACCCGGATACCGACGGCGAGCCGCCAAGCATTGCGGTTGGGTTCGTCTCTGACCGAGAGCCAAACGGGCAGCGCGAGAACCGCGCGCGCTTGCAGCTTTACCGTAATTTGATGTGGGCGCTCGATGCCGCCACACCGCGCCTTTCTGAGCGCGTTGAGTCGGTTGATGTCTCCCACCCGGATGACGTGCGCATCCAACTCCGGGACACGCGCATCACCATTGGCCTTGGCAAGGAGGACTTTCGGGTGCGCTTGCTTCACGCTTGTGAGATTGTGGATGCGCTTCAGCGGCGTGACATGGCCATTCTTGAACGCTTGCAGTTTTCTGACCCACGTATTTTCGAGCGGGCGCCGTACCTTCGGGCGGTCAACATGGTCAACCCAAAGCAGGTGAATCTGGAGTTCGATGAGCGCCTGACGGCTGGCGCGCCGCGCGCCGCTGCCGGCGCGAGCCGTCCGACGCCTCCGACGTCCGTTACCAGGAAAACAACCGACAAAAAGCCACCAGAAGCGAGACCCCGCGCGACGGGGCCGGTGCCGCGGAGGTAGCCATGGCTCGGGGCACTCCCTATACGGCGAGCCTGGACCTTGGCTCGACCCGAACCCGCATCGTGATTGCGACCCCAGTTCCTGACCGTGACCGCTGGACGGTGGCCGGTTATGCCGATGTTCCATCCAAAGGCATGCGCAAGGGCGTCGTCGTGAATATCGAACTGGTTGAAGAGACGATTCGCCAGGCGCTCACCGAAGCCGAAAAGATGGCCGGAATCGAGGTTTCTTCAGTTCATGCGAGCTTGTCCGGCATGCATGTTCGGGGGCTGAATGGTCACGGTGTCGTGGCGGTCTCGCACCGCAATCGGCAGATTACGGCGGCGGATGTCCAGCGGGTGATTGAGCAGGCGAGCGCCATCAGCCTGCCGTCCGACCGCGGAATTGTCGAGGTTCTTCCGCAAGAATTCGTCGTGGATGAGCAGGATGGCATTGGCGACCCCCTCGGTATGTTGGGGATGCGGCTCGAAGTTACCATACATATAGTGACTTCGCCGGTGACTGCCTCACAAAACATCGTGACAAGCGCAAACCGGCTGGGTATGATTGTCGAAGACCTCACCCTCGGTTCCCTTGCTGCGGCAACGGCTACGCTCACTGACGAAGAACGTGAATACGGTACGGCCATCGTTGACATTGGTGGTGAAATCACCAGCCTTGCAGTGTTTCAGCGTGGCGCGGTCCGCCACACGGCCATGTTTGGAATCGGGGGAACATCTTTCACGAATGATATTGCGGTGGGGCTTCGGTCGTCCGTGCCGGAAGCTGAACGCATCAAGCAAGCTTTTGGATGCGCTTTCGCGCCCCTATTGCACCCTGATGAGCGCCAGGAACAGTTGGAATTCGCTGCTTCCGGTGGCCGTCCCCGCCTGCTTTCACGGCACGTCTTGTGTGACATGCTCCAGCCGCGGGCCGAAGAGATTTTCAAGCAACTTCAGGAGAATATTCGAGAAGCAGGATTGGAGCGAAAACTGTCAAGCGGCTTGGTTCTGACGGGTGGTGGCAGCCTTTTATCAGGCATTCCCGAACTCGCGGAGCGCATGCTCGACGTTCCGGTGCGAATTGGCACGCCGACCGGACTTGACGGGCTAAACGAAGAACTTCGGCGCGCCGAGTGGGCAACCTCGATTGGATTGATTCTTTCGAGCATTCGTCCACGGGCAAATCATCATTTGCGGCAACGTGAGACGGGTTGGCGAGATTGGTTGACGGGTATAAAAAATTTCTTTTCTTCGCCGAATTCGGCGCGCTGAGCATACTATTTTTTTCATAGCGCAGACGGGTCCCGATCAAGGTTACGGGCAGGAGGCATTTATCCCATGGGAGCAGACAACAAGCGGTCACCGAATCCACCACCAGTGAGGTTTGAATTTGTGGAAAACACAATCTCGAAAGGTGCAAACATCAAGGTTATCGGCGTCGGCGGGGGCGGTGGCAATGCTGTCAATCGCATGATTGAGTCAGGCATCGAAGGTATCTCCTTCCTGGTGGTCAATACCGACATGCAGGCGCTCAGCATGTCAAAGGCGCAGGTCAAGATTCAGATTGGCAGCAAAAAGACACGTGGGTTGGGGGCGGGGGCCGACCCCAAAACAGGACGCGAAGCTGCCCTTGAAGACACCGATAAGATCATAGACGCTCTGGAAGGTGCGGACATGGTCTTCATCACGGCCGGGATGGGTGGTGGAACCGGAACTGGCGCCGCACCGATTGTCGCCGGACTCGCCAGTGAAATGGAAATCCTGACCGTGGCCGTCGTCACCAAGCCCTTCGGATTTGAAGGGCGGCGGCGCATGACGAATGCCGAGAATGGTATCAAGGAGCTTCACCAGTGCGTGGACACCATCATCACCATTCCTAACGACCGCCTTCTGACCACCGTGGATCGCAACACGTCGCTGGCAGATTCATTCCGCATGGCGGACGATGTCCTGCGGCAGGCCGTACAGGGCATTTCAGACCTCATCACTGTTCCCGGCATGATCAACCTCGACTTTGCCGACGTGCGCACGATTATGCGCGGCTCCGGTATCGCGCTCATGGGAACCGGTCAAGCCTCTGGTGAAAACCGGGCCATCCAGGCCACCAACGCGGCGATTGCCAGCCCGCTCCTGGAAGAAGCCTCGATTGAAGGGGCAAGGGGGGTTCTCGTCAACGTGACCGGCGGCAGCAACCTGACGCTGCACGAGGTCAACGAAGCGACTTCCATCATTCAGAAAGCCGCGCACCCAGAAGCCAATATCATCTTTGGCGCGGTCATTGATGAACGGATGCAGGAGGACATGAAAATCACGGTCATTGCAACCGGTTTTGACCAGGTCGCCCAAGCCGCCAATCACCCACCGGCGACGACAACGACGGCGGTGGCCGGCAACGTCGTCACCGCACCATCCTTTGGGCGAGTGGCAAGCTCCAATCCCGAATCTGATCTGTTGGAGACCCCAGCCTTCCTCCGGCGCAAAGCCGAATAGCCTGGCGATGACGCTGCGCGTCATGTTGCCCCGGGTTCCCGCGTCCGTGGGCGCGTTTCAAAGGCCGCTCAGAACGTGTCTGAAAAAGCTTGAAACGCGACACGGCATCCTGCCTGTGAACAGCCGCGCCTTGGGGAGGCGGTTCTGCCGTGGCGCGAACGCGCCGGCGGTGACGCGAGCACTACCGCATCAGGCAAGCACCATCCAGTAACGGCAAACACACAACCCACGAAATTCCCCGACAAGCCACCGTCTTGGAGACGCCGTCACACCGGTTGAAGCACTGGTAGATAGGCGTCACTGTCCCTGAATCCCCCTGTTTTCCGGGGTGCTCGACGCGCTTGCCTGCCGAAACTGCGTGGGGCGGCTTGCCGTCGGCTCGGCAGCCAATCTCGAAAAAGGCCTTGACAGCCAGTGGCTGGATGCTAGATGTTTACAGCACTGAAAATCATTTTCATTTACAGAAAGCGATGCCACCCTAAGTTTTTCATGCATGCTAACGAAGCCTTCCGTGCGGCAACACGGAAGGCTTCCACCGTACGTTCCACCCAGTAGGCAATTGCGGATGGCGCGCACCCCGACACTCTACCCGATGCGTCATCTGGAATGAAGTGACAGTTGGCGTTCTTGCGCCAGCGCAACGATTGGAGTGTTTGTCAGATGACTACCAGCCGTGTCTCCCTTGTATGGCGATCCGTTCGCCTGGTGGTTTGGATGCTTGGATTAGTTCTGGTCGGCGTTGCTGCGCGAGCCGAGGAGCGCGGAACGTTGGTCGGTCAGGTGCGGGAGTCACAGGGCGCGCCGGTTGCCGAAGCTAGTGTGCTCGCGCGCAACCTTGCGACCGGCGTTGTCCGTTCTACGCTGACCGCCGCCGATGGGACGTTCACTGTGAGCGACTTACCCTTTGGACGCTACCAAGTACGAATAACGCGGGATGGGTTTTCAGATGCGCTGGTTGAAGCGCAACTCAGGACCACGAGCGTCACGCTCGATCCGGTGATACTGGTTCCCGGCACCATTCGGGAAGTTGTGACGGTAACGGCAAGTCGCGCCAGCCGCGACACGATGACCACCCCGGAAGTGGTTTCGGTAGTCACGGAGCGACAGCTCCAAGAGCGGCTGCCGGGCACCGCCGCCGATATTCTGCGTGACTTGCCGGGTACATCCACCCAGTCGCAAAGTTTCCTGACACGCCCCATCATTCGTGGCCTGGAAGGGAATCGCGTCCTGGTGCTGGTGGACGGTGAGCGACTCAACCACGGACGGACGCCAACCAGCCACGTTGGGAATGGGGTGGAAACCGGTTTGGTGGATGTCGGGACACTGGAAGCCGTAGAAGTGATGCGTGGGGCTGGCTCGGTGCTCTACGGCACCGAGGCGCTGGGCGGCACCATCAACTTCAGGACTCGTCCCCCGGCGACCACCGATGGTGGGATTCGGGTCAGCGGCGTCGTTGATCCCTTCTTTACCTCGAACGGTCCAGGTGGGCGCTATGGTGGCAGCCTGGGCTTTGCCACCCGGCGATTGACCGTCCGCGCGCGGCAATCCTTCGAGAACTTCAGCGATTACACCTCCGGCGGTCCCGTCGAAACGGGCTACGCTTCGGTCACGCCCCAGTTCAACCCGGTGACGCGCGTGGTGACCGGTTCAACCTACCGAACCAATGCGACCCGCGTTGAAGGTCGCTTCTTCGTTACCGAGCAAATGTTCATTCGGTCGAGCTATGAGCGGTTTCGGGCAGCGCCCTACCAGTACCCACTCCAGGGAACGTTCAACTTTTTGTTCAGCAACCGTGACAAGGTCAACGCTGGTTTGGTCGTGCGTGAACTGTCACCGGTTGTGGCCAGCATACAGGTCAGTGGCTATTACCAGTGGCAGCAGCGGCGTGACCAAGTGACGGTGCGCGCCCTCCCGGCGCTCTTTCAAGTGACCGACCGGCAAATCAACCCGACGACAGGCGGCTTTGATGGCCAGGTTGTGCTGACGCCCTGGCGCAATCACGTGATCACGGCCGGGGTCAGTTT
It contains:
- the ftsZ gene encoding cell division protein FtsZ, which translates into the protein MENTISKGANIKVIGVGGGGGNAVNRMIESGIEGISFLVVNTDMQALSMSKAQVKIQIGSKKTRGLGAGADPKTGREAALEDTDKIIDALEGADMVFITAGMGGGTGTGAAPIVAGLASEMEILTVAVVTKPFGFEGRRRMTNAENGIKELHQCVDTIITIPNDRLLTTVDRNTSLADSFRMADDVLRQAVQGISDLITVPGMINLDFADVRTIMRGSGIALMGTGQASGENRAIQATNAAIASPLLEEASIEGARGVLVNVTGGSNLTLHEVNEATSIIQKAAHPEANIIFGAVIDERMQEDMKITVIATGFDQVAQAANHPPATTTTAVAGNVVTAPSFGRVASSNPESDLLETPAFLRRKAE
- a CDS encoding TonB-dependent receptor encodes the protein MLGLVLVGVAARAEERGTLVGQVRESQGAPVAEASVLARNLATGVVRSTLTAADGTFTVSDLPFGRYQVRITRDGFSDALVEAQLRTTSVTLDPVILVPGTIREVVTVTASRASRDTMTTPEVVSVVTERQLQERLPGTAADILRDLPGTSTQSQSFLTRPIIRGLEGNRVLVLVDGERLNHGRTPTSHVGNGVETGLVDVGTLEAVEVMRGAGSVLYGTEALGGTINFRTRPPATTDGGIRVSGVVDPFFTSNGPGGRYGGSLGFATRRLTVRARQSFENFSDYTSGGPVETGYASVTPQFNPVTRVVTGSTYRTNATRVEGRFFVTEQMFIRSSYERFRAAPYQYPLQGTFNFLFSNRDKVNAGLVVRELSPVVASIQVSGYYQWQQRRDQVTVRALPALFQVTDRQINPTTGGFDGQVVLTPWRNHVITAGVSFYRDTSADDRIVLRGTLPTPPGGLTPAQAQAQAAQIRTDPAALRALRAAQPRRDVPNANFQDVAFFAQDEVIVNRYVRLIGGLRMDHYRSRALDTPSYDIFNLVPPGTAGITGLASLRHANTALTGSGGIVVSPIQNISLVARLARSYREPNIFDRYNAGASHTISPTTRSVTIPNPDLKPETGVNLDVGCKVRFTRFAGSLTYFRNRYSNFISNFGAPVPGLAPIPNPIPGGAPLAVLQRQNLGQIRMQGIEADVEAPFRLPDALRSSFVTLLGNISTTRGDDLQTNQPVDPFNFPVVPVKAVVGMRWNSATNRYWLEYRSRIVTTQRRLPPGSLYAQPGTARLGFTVHDLRGGINLDRERYGVAVTLGIENLSNRFYQDLFSLFDAPARGRAFVAGVRFRFF
- the ftsA gene encoding cell division protein FtsA — encoded protein: MARGTPYTASLDLGSTRTRIVIATPVPDRDRWTVAGYADVPSKGMRKGVVVNIELVEETIRQALTEAEKMAGIEVSSVHASLSGMHVRGLNGHGVVAVSHRNRQITAADVQRVIEQASAISLPSDRGIVEVLPQEFVVDEQDGIGDPLGMLGMRLEVTIHIVTSPVTASQNIVTSANRLGMIVEDLTLGSLAAATATLTDEEREYGTAIVDIGGEITSLAVFQRGAVRHTAMFGIGGTSFTNDIAVGLRSSVPEAERIKQAFGCAFAPLLHPDERQEQLEFAASGGRPRLLSRHVLCDMLQPRAEEIFKQLQENIREAGLERKLSSGLVLTGGGSLLSGIPELAERMLDVPVRIGTPTGLDGLNEELRRAEWATSIGLILSSIRPRANHHLRQRETGWRDWLTGIKNFFSSPNSAR
- a CDS encoding cell division protein FtsQ/DivIB; the protein is MSVARERTTRQVVPSRREQTREAAAVRRPRVMAGPLWDTLRPWQPWLMWGALLIGLSGFGFAMTQSDLFNLRHVEVVGCQPPLAEDIERATRQQATGSLLVVSLTALRQNLESLARVRRARVVRILPDTLRIIVEERKPVVLAQMAERSGLVWLDEEGVVLSVYDPDTDGEPPSIAVGFVSDREPNGQRENRARLQLYRNLMWALDAATPRLSERVESVDVSHPDDVRIQLRDTRITIGLGKEDFRVRLLHACEIVDALQRRDMAILERLQFSDPRIFERAPYLRAVNMVNPKQVNLEFDERLTAGAPRAAAGASRPTPPTSVTRKTTDKKPPEARPRATGPVPRR